A region of Rhodoferax potami DNA encodes the following proteins:
- a CDS encoding CHASE2 domain-containing protein: MNSIYRHRARIAVTLVPFVFAVLHLLGALEIGALHRLDNLIYDARLRSTMPRTIDDRIVIVDVDEKSLAEIGRWPWSRAVLADLVDKLFDKHDVGLLGVDVVLAEPDTSSGLQHLRSLAANELKDNPAFAEQVDRLAPSLDFDARLATALTNRPVVLGYFFSDAPAFRSGGALPAAVFTGADLDGHSVMAPEWSAFGANLAVFSSATPLAGHTNSFTDADGVVRSLPLVARYGDAYYESLSLAMFRALTGAPQVKPSFSKESVLPKAYRGLESLELTKEGKSLVLPVDNRGGALISFRGPGGPAGGSFRYVSAVDVLNNTLPPGMLQNKIVLLGTTALGLFDMRVTPAGETYPGVETHASVLSSMLDGRLKVKPDYAFGYEFIMLLSAGLMLAFCLPLLSAFKAVLLSFAMLVVLVASNFWLYDEFGLALPLATSLAMTVTAFALNMSYGYFVESRSKRELANLFGTYVPPELVDEMVRDPDSYTMQATSRELTVMFCDMRGFTRMSESMEPIQLQSMLTDIFSRITTVIRANKGTIDKYMGDCVMAFWGAPVEAVDHAVLAVKCAVEIEHMLQTLNTEHRARGVPEIGVGIGINTGLMCVGDMGSEMRRSYTVIGDAVNLGSRLEGLTKIYGESIIVSETTKALIPELAWQELDKVRVKGKEQSVTIWTPWTQSSVSDAALSGELALWHEFLAHYRVQSWAAAERVLLNLLDVAGTKPLYSYYAARIASLKLLPFDPEWDGSTQFGST, from the coding sequence GTGAATTCCATCTATCGGCATCGAGCCCGTATCGCGGTCACTCTGGTGCCGTTTGTTTTTGCAGTGCTTCACCTTTTAGGGGCACTGGAAATCGGCGCACTTCACCGGTTAGATAACCTCATTTACGATGCGCGTCTTCGGTCCACGATGCCACGGACGATCGACGACCGTATCGTCATCGTCGATGTAGATGAAAAGAGTCTGGCTGAAATAGGACGCTGGCCATGGAGTCGTGCTGTACTCGCCGACTTGGTCGATAAGCTATTTGACAAGCACGACGTAGGCCTACTTGGAGTCGATGTTGTTCTCGCTGAGCCAGACACTAGTTCAGGGCTTCAGCATCTGCGCTCGCTGGCTGCGAATGAGCTCAAAGACAATCCGGCTTTTGCCGAGCAGGTGGATCGGCTCGCACCAAGTCTTGATTTCGATGCGAGGCTTGCAACCGCTTTAACAAACAGGCCGGTAGTTCTGGGCTATTTCTTCTCTGACGCGCCGGCGTTTCGCTCGGGAGGCGCGCTGCCTGCCGCAGTTTTTACAGGGGCGGACCTTGATGGTCATTCCGTGATGGCGCCTGAGTGGTCAGCGTTCGGGGCAAACCTTGCCGTGTTCTCAAGTGCGACTCCACTGGCGGGTCATACCAATTCTTTTACCGATGCGGACGGCGTTGTCAGGTCCTTGCCGCTCGTTGCACGCTATGGTGATGCGTACTATGAGTCTCTCTCTCTCGCCATGTTCCGTGCGCTGACAGGGGCGCCGCAGGTTAAGCCTTCATTCTCTAAAGAAAGTGTTTTGCCCAAGGCATATCGCGGCCTTGAAAGCTTGGAGCTCACTAAAGAGGGAAAGAGTCTTGTGCTGCCCGTTGACAATCGTGGCGGAGCGCTCATTTCATTCCGAGGCCCCGGCGGACCGGCTGGTGGGTCTTTTCGCTACGTGTCTGCGGTAGACGTACTTAACAACACGCTCCCCCCTGGAATGCTTCAAAACAAAATTGTGCTGCTTGGTACAACTGCGCTGGGTTTGTTTGATATGCGGGTGACGCCGGCCGGAGAAACCTACCCTGGGGTTGAAACACATGCGAGTGTTTTGTCCTCCATGCTGGATGGGCGCTTGAAAGTAAAGCCTGATTATGCGTTCGGGTACGAGTTCATCATGCTGTTGAGCGCCGGCTTGATGCTTGCTTTTTGTTTGCCTCTGCTTTCGGCGTTCAAAGCAGTGCTGCTGAGTTTTGCAATGCTCGTTGTATTGGTCGCCTCCAACTTCTGGCTCTACGATGAGTTTGGCTTGGCATTGCCGCTGGCGACGTCGCTGGCGATGACCGTGACTGCTTTCGCGCTGAACATGAGCTATGGATATTTTGTCGAAAGCCGTTCAAAGAGAGAGTTGGCGAACCTGTTTGGTACCTATGTACCTCCAGAGTTGGTAGATGAAATGGTTCGGGATCCAGACAGTTACACCATGCAGGCCACCAGCCGTGAGTTGACGGTCATGTTTTGCGATATGCGTGGTTTCACACGGATGTCAGAGTCTATGGAGCCGATCCAATTGCAGTCCATGTTGACTGACATATTCAGTCGTATCACTACTGTCATCCGGGCCAACAAAGGCACAATTGACAAGTACATGGGCGACTGCGTCATGGCCTTTTGGGGGGCACCAGTCGAGGCGGTGGATCACGCCGTCTTGGCAGTTAAGTGCGCCGTGGAAATTGAGCATATGCTTCAAACACTAAATACGGAACACCGAGCGCGAGGCGTCCCTGAGATCGGCGTCGGGATCGGCATCAATACGGGGCTCATGTGTGTCGGTGATATGGGGTCCGAGATGCGGCGCAGTTACACCGTGATTGGCGATGCAGTAAACCTTGGTTCCCGTTTGGAAGGACTGACCAAGATTTACGGCGAGAGCATCATCGTGAGTGAAACCACAAAAGCGCTCATTCCTGAGCTCGCTTGGCAAGAGCTAGACAAGGTTAGGGTGAAGGGCAAAGAGCAGTCCGTAACGATTTGGACCCCTTGGACCCAATCCTCTGTGTCGGATGCCGCTTTAAGCGGGGAGTTGGCGTTGTGGCATGAATTCTTGGCCCACTATCGTGTGCAATCGTGGGCGGCCGCTGAGAGGGTGCTGTTGAACTTGTTGGACGTTGCCGGTACCAAACCTTTATATAGCTATTACGCTGCCCGGATCGCAAGTTTAAAACTGTTACCGTTTGATCCGGAATGGGACGGAAGCACGCAGTTCGGGTCCACTTAA
- a CDS encoding M48 family metalloprotease, whose amino-acid sequence MSGLKYHLSHLSMRLNFWLQFKSLWALYFLGCSALAGQDMSLREDLTSLSVVHERLLGDRIARDLYRDPDFLDDAAIADYLHSIWQHLMNAARQRGDIPAEVDAGFAWKLLQGKDRTVNAFALPGGYFGIHLGLVGVVSSKDELASVLAHELSHVTQRHIARLIRRQSEQTPLLVGAMILGALAASTNPAGANAVIVGGQAVAAQSQLNFSRDMEREADRAGFEVATKAGFSPVAFVSMFEKLQLTNRNNDAGSFPYLRSHPLTTERIADMKSRIPDGVDKVPSGSLEHSMVSARARLLSNASVDGLRYWYSEAESAALSKLTPYQRVGALYGSMLASIKLRDFGRAVGYRDALRLLVANDDAGMRQWRYVSAELALAEGRPAAALEALAQKASPKTRAELLMWVGIQIQLGSADAAADAAQLWVLEHPLDASMWQALASARAAQGRTVAAVRAEAEVNFAQLDYAGAIARLKAAQELSKSKLAPVDHIEASIVDVRLRQVEQLLREQAIER is encoded by the coding sequence ATGTCTGGTTTGAAGTACCATCTTTCGCATCTCTCTATGAGGCTAAATTTTTGGCTCCAGTTTAAATCGCTTTGGGCTTTATATTTTTTAGGTTGTTCTGCTTTGGCAGGACAAGATATGAGCCTTCGCGAGGATTTGACTTCCTTGTCGGTAGTGCATGAGCGACTTCTGGGCGACCGTATAGCGCGCGATCTATATCGCGACCCTGATTTTTTGGATGATGCTGCCATTGCAGACTATCTCCACTCTATCTGGCAGCACTTGATGAATGCTGCACGGCAGCGCGGAGACATTCCGGCGGAGGTGGATGCGGGCTTCGCCTGGAAGCTGCTGCAGGGCAAAGACCGCACTGTGAATGCATTCGCTTTACCTGGCGGTTACTTTGGTATTCATCTGGGGCTTGTGGGTGTCGTTTCGTCAAAAGACGAACTTGCATCGGTCTTAGCTCATGAGCTCAGCCATGTCACGCAACGACATATCGCGCGCCTCATCAGACGGCAAAGTGAGCAAACGCCTTTGTTGGTAGGCGCGATGATCTTGGGAGCGTTAGCCGCGAGCACTAACCCAGCGGGTGCCAACGCGGTCATCGTGGGTGGGCAGGCCGTGGCTGCACAGTCGCAACTGAATTTTTCTCGCGACATGGAGCGTGAGGCTGATCGGGCAGGGTTTGAGGTGGCCACCAAGGCAGGTTTTTCGCCCGTTGCATTTGTCAGCATGTTTGAAAAGCTGCAGCTGACCAATCGAAATAACGATGCCGGGAGTTTTCCGTATCTGCGCAGTCACCCTCTGACTACCGAGCGCATTGCCGACATGAAGTCACGAATTCCTGATGGCGTGGACAAAGTGCCTTCTGGCTCTCTTGAGCACAGCATGGTGTCGGCCAGGGCGCGTTTACTATCGAATGCGTCAGTGGATGGGCTTCGTTACTGGTATTCCGAGGCAGAGTCCGCCGCATTGTCAAAGCTCACGCCTTATCAGCGTGTCGGAGCCCTCTACGGTTCGATGCTAGCGTCCATCAAGTTACGTGATTTTGGCCGCGCTGTAGGTTATCGGGACGCTCTGCGGTTGTTGGTTGCCAATGACGATGCTGGAATGCGGCAATGGCGCTATGTGAGTGCAGAGCTGGCATTGGCTGAAGGGCGACCCGCAGCAGCTTTGGAGGCGTTAGCTCAAAAAGCGTCTCCTAAAACGCGTGCTGAGCTCTTGATGTGGGTCGGCATTCAAATACAGCTGGGCTCGGCAGATGCTGCTGCGGACGCGGCCCAGCTTTGGGTCCTCGAGCATCCGCTGGATGCGTCAATGTGGCAAGCGTTGGCGAGTGCACGGGCAGCACAGGGGCGAACAGTAGCAGCTGTGCGAGCAGAGGCCGAGGTGAATTTCGCCCAGCTTGACTACGCTGGCGCCATTGCGCGGCTAAAAGCTGCACAGGAGCTATCGAAGTCTAAGCTTGCTCCGGTCGATCACATCGAGGCGTCGATCGTCGATGTGCGTTTGCGGCAAGTTGAGCAGCTACTTCGGGAACAAGCGATCGAGCGCTGA
- a CDS encoding FHA domain-containing protein: MPKMIVSIDEVVIKEVQITKDRTTLGRRPYNDIVIDNLAVSGEHAVILMAGQDIFLEDLNSTNGTYVNGKAVKKQQLRHGDGIEIGKYKIKYMADGMVDSFDKTMVVPARPSAITTQPLNSGFATVAGDSQGLGAFHAAIKVLSGAASGREVPLTKVVTTIGKPGVAVAAITRRQQGFVVHHVEGAGNPTLNGAPIGAAPLPLKNGDLVELAGTQMQFILH; the protein is encoded by the coding sequence ATGCCGAAAATGATCGTATCGATCGATGAGGTCGTGATCAAAGAAGTTCAAATTACTAAAGATCGCACAACTTTGGGGCGCAGGCCTTACAACGACATCGTGATTGATAACCTGGCTGTAAGTGGCGAACACGCTGTTATTTTGATGGCGGGACAAGACATTTTTCTTGAAGACCTCAACAGTACCAATGGCACTTATGTGAACGGTAAGGCTGTCAAAAAACAGCAACTCCGCCACGGCGACGGTATCGAAATCGGCAAATACAAGATCAAGTACATGGCTGACGGTATGGTCGATAGTTTTGACAAAACGATGGTGGTGCCTGCCCGTCCGTCTGCGATCACTACACAACCTTTGAATTCAGGGTTTGCTACGGTCGCCGGGGATTCCCAAGGGCTGGGAGCGTTTCACGCTGCAATCAAGGTGCTTTCTGGCGCCGCATCCGGGCGGGAAGTACCGCTTACGAAAGTAGTCACCACCATTGGAAAGCCGGGTGTTGCGGTTGCCGCGATTACCCGCCGCCAACAAGGTTTTGTGGTGCACCATGTGGAAGGTGCGGGTAATCCAACTTTGAACGGTGCTCCTATCGGGGCTGCGCCACTTCCCTTGAAAAATGGGGATTTGGTGGAGTTGGCAGGGACCCAGATGCAATTCATATTGCATTGA
- a CDS encoding phage holin family protein codes for MKLIFKWLLCAAALLAVAHFYSGVQVQSFGSALIAALVVGLFNALLRPILVILTLPVTLLTLGLFLFVINATLFWWAASLLDGFAVRDFSAALLGSLIYTVAGIVINSALDRLFPK; via the coding sequence ATGAAACTTATCTTTAAATGGCTGCTATGCGCTGCCGCCTTACTGGCGGTAGCGCATTTTTACAGTGGCGTACAGGTGCAGAGTTTCGGCTCAGCACTGATCGCGGCACTGGTTGTAGGCCTGTTCAATGCGCTCCTCCGGCCCATTTTGGTAATCCTCACCTTGCCGGTTACCTTGCTGACATTGGGACTTTTTCTCTTTGTTATCAATGCCACGCTGTTCTGGTGGGCCGCAAGCCTATTGGATGGATTTGCAGTAAGGGATTTCAGCGCTGCATTGTTGGGTTCATTGATATACACCGTGGCCGGCATAGTGATCAACTCAGCGCTCGATCGCTTGTTCCCGAAGTAG
- a CDS encoding pilin has product MKRSIQKGFTLIELMIVVAIIGILAAVALPAYQDYTVRAKITEATSMASTAKTAIGLAFNEGTMYASSTADTNESFGLASATAITSKYVTSVTAASSSTTSATVSVVMKGTGNTSVDGGTIVYTATCVQGAQCSWAVSSTSIPAKFLPKT; this is encoded by the coding sequence ATGAAGCGTTCCATTCAAAAAGGTTTTACCTTGATCGAACTGATGATCGTCGTGGCGATTATTGGTATTTTGGCTGCGGTGGCTTTGCCTGCTTATCAAGATTACACTGTGCGCGCTAAAATTACAGAGGCCACTTCTATGGCGTCTACTGCCAAAACCGCCATTGGACTTGCCTTCAATGAAGGCACTATGTATGCGTCTTCTACCGCAGACACCAACGAATCTTTTGGTTTGGCTTCGGCAACGGCCATTACCAGCAAGTATGTAACTTCAGTTACTGCTGCTTCCTCATCTACGACATCTGCGACAGTGAGTGTAGTGATGAAGGGTACAGGGAACACTTCCGTTGATGGCGGAACTATCGTATACACAGCAACTTGCGTCCAGGGTGCCCAATGTTCTTGGGCTGTCTCTAGTACATCTATTCCTGCCAAGTTTTTGCCAAAAACTTGA
- a CDS encoding ATPase, T2SS/T4P/T4SS family has protein sequence MNHSQPGEGSSSLSEQAFYDSQKQPVKKRGMTFEALFYRQLHQVTARIHDTVQLEQIMLETSQEICKLLNADRLTLYAVADDGVSIVSKIKTGLNTSKELKLPISPQSLAGYAAYSRTILNLPDVYNEEALRKIHPSLNFLKEVDKRSGYRTKQMMVAPILDGNVLHGVLQVINSKSDEPFGELELDGVTELCKTLATAIRQRVATQESRPRRERTRYDSLVNAGLLSDIDLQQLAQEARDEGEPLEQLIISRTGLLPSQVGAGLAQFFGVVYEPRSSARIRSEALHGPLKREFLEEQGWVPLEESPEGLVIMCLDPEAVKGSRVVPQVFPRISKFAYRVTTQIEFIETLSQLFGATADSSTIDQLLADMDGGPIEDSGNDESLESAAADNELVKFVNKVIIDAYHQKVSDIHIEPMPGKFKTGIRFRIDGSLVPYVEVPAHFRQAMVTRLKIMCDLDISERRKPQDGKIKFKKYGPLDIELRVATIPSAGGVEDVVMRILAAGEPIPLEKLGLTAHNKTRLEATVSKPYGLFYVCGPTGSGKTTTLHSILKFLNTPDTKIWTAEDPVEITQKGLRQVQINKKAGIDFALVMRAFLRADPDIIMVGESRDKETVSMGVEASLTGHMVFSTLHTNSAPESITRLLDMGMDPFNFADALLGILAQRLAKRLCDCKVAYVPTDDELRLFCKEYAEELRNTDAWKSDYESETQKLIRQWMDAYSDGGPLKLYKAVGCEKCNKTGYKGRVGLHELMVADDHLKKLIQERARVAELFASAVQGGMRTLKMDGMEKILMGLTDLKMVRQVCIK, from the coding sequence ATGAATCATTCGCAGCCGGGAGAGGGGAGTTCCTCGTTGAGTGAGCAGGCTTTTTACGACTCACAAAAGCAGCCCGTTAAAAAACGCGGAATGACGTTCGAGGCACTGTTCTATCGGCAATTGCATCAGGTAACGGCGCGTATTCACGACACGGTCCAACTCGAGCAAATCATGCTCGAAACCAGCCAAGAGATATGCAAACTGCTCAATGCGGATCGACTCACCTTGTACGCAGTAGCGGATGATGGTGTTTCTATAGTCTCAAAGATAAAGACAGGCCTCAATACAAGCAAGGAATTGAAGCTACCAATCTCTCCGCAAAGCCTTGCTGGTTACGCGGCCTATAGCAGGACCATCCTCAATCTGCCGGATGTATACAACGAAGAGGCGCTGCGCAAGATACACCCGTCCCTCAACTTCTTAAAAGAAGTGGACAAGCGCTCCGGCTACCGAACCAAGCAGATGATGGTTGCGCCAATTCTCGACGGTAACGTTTTGCATGGCGTTCTGCAGGTCATCAATAGCAAGAGCGACGAACCCTTCGGAGAGTTAGAACTTGATGGAGTGACAGAGCTCTGCAAAACGCTTGCCACCGCCATCCGACAACGGGTGGCCACCCAAGAGAGTCGACCAAGACGTGAGCGCACTCGCTATGACAGTCTAGTGAATGCCGGTTTGTTGTCGGATATCGATCTTCAACAACTTGCACAAGAAGCACGCGACGAAGGTGAACCGCTTGAGCAGCTCATCATCAGCCGCACGGGTTTGTTGCCGAGTCAGGTTGGCGCCGGTTTGGCGCAGTTTTTCGGAGTGGTCTATGAGCCGCGTAGCAGCGCTCGCATTCGTTCGGAGGCATTGCATGGGCCTCTAAAACGCGAGTTTCTCGAGGAGCAGGGCTGGGTTCCTCTTGAGGAGTCGCCTGAAGGTTTGGTGATCATGTGTCTTGACCCCGAAGCGGTAAAAGGCTCGAGAGTGGTGCCACAAGTTTTTCCGCGGATTAGCAAGTTTGCGTACCGGGTGACAACACAAATAGAGTTTATCGAGACGCTTTCGCAACTATTTGGGGCGACTGCGGACTCCAGCACAATTGATCAATTACTCGCCGATATGGACGGTGGGCCTATTGAAGATTCCGGTAATGATGAGTCACTAGAGTCTGCCGCTGCAGACAATGAACTGGTGAAGTTCGTTAACAAAGTCATTATTGATGCCTATCATCAGAAGGTCTCGGATATACACATTGAGCCCATGCCGGGCAAATTTAAAACCGGTATCCGCTTTCGGATCGACGGAAGCCTCGTCCCTTACGTCGAGGTACCCGCCCACTTTCGCCAGGCGATGGTCACGCGCCTCAAAATTATGTGTGACCTCGATATTTCGGAGCGTCGAAAACCTCAAGATGGGAAAATAAAATTTAAAAAGTATGGCCCGCTAGATATTGAACTTCGTGTCGCAACTATTCCCTCTGCAGGCGGGGTCGAGGATGTGGTGATGCGGATATTGGCTGCAGGTGAACCAATACCGTTAGAAAAACTGGGTTTGACTGCGCACAATAAGACCAGACTAGAGGCAACAGTCAGCAAACCGTATGGTTTGTTTTACGTATGTGGGCCAACGGGCTCGGGAAAGACTACTACGTTGCACTCCATATTGAAGTTTCTTAACACGCCAGATACCAAGATATGGACCGCAGAGGATCCTGTAGAAATTACGCAAAAAGGTTTGCGCCAAGTCCAAATCAACAAGAAAGCCGGAATCGACTTTGCGCTGGTGATGCGGGCCTTTCTCCGTGCGGACCCGGACATCATCATGGTCGGCGAATCGCGAGATAAAGAAACCGTGTCCATGGGCGTAGAAGCCTCGTTGACCGGCCACATGGTGTTCTCCACCCTGCACACTAACTCTGCGCCCGAATCCATTACCCGCCTTTTAGATATGGGCATGGACCCCTTCAATTTTGCAGATGCCTTGCTGGGCATCTTGGCTCAACGCCTTGCCAAGAGGCTGTGCGATTGCAAGGTGGCGTATGTGCCGACTGACGATGAATTGCGGTTGTTCTGTAAAGAGTACGCCGAAGAGTTGCGGAATACGGATGCATGGAAAAGCGATTACGAGTCGGAGACCCAAAAACTGATTCGGCAATGGATGGATGCTTATAGCGATGGCGGACCCTTAAAGCTCTACAAAGCTGTCGGCTGTGAGAAGTGCAATAAAACCGGCTACAAAGGCCGGGTGGGTCTGCATGAACTGATGGTCGCAGACGACCATCTCAAGAAGCTCATCCAAGAGCGTGCGCGAGTGGCCGAACTATTCGCTAGCGCAGTCCAAGGGGGGATGCGCACTTTAAAGATGGATGGAATGGAAAAAATCTTGATGGGCCTCACGGATCTCAAGATGGTGAGGCAAGTCTGCATCAAGTGA
- a CDS encoding PglL family O-oligosaccharyltransferase — protein sequence MASFMQPFHSIPWPSALNEGAALVLGLFVSSVALLRNISAKIEVTKFELVLLLVLVVHSAILSTSEFQRSMLPVMLVAGIVLCCLKMPAPDNGVIHSLFVSIFVAGVASCLFGIGLWLGIFQDYESYQVWMSHADPGNPLIGNLSQPNQIGTLILWSIVVSLYYFEQTNKSESAKKVKWVLGGGVVFAVLLMAIGVALTQSRTALLNMVLITLIVLTFRAHFDFRTRVLIGLALVVVVVVSASLPYLKSAILGIENTAIMGGKAFTDRPRLIAYSIFLDAISNEWALGYGVGGVVFANIENILPENPLNMYFGHSHNIFIDIFVWFGIPIGLLVSAFVIWRLWRLVIQVKTKEQMAILGMFSVVLVHALLEYPLHYAYFLVPCAIFYRFCKVPSSSSGYLISTSWIFSCWVLSLTVFYVVAKNYLDVEQDIRQAKLQMAIMGAPVPAPPDYENKIVELKYLNVAMRADVKKPLSPHERAAYDYIVGVYPTKSFLNNYINLLVQDGDLAGAQLWTFRRDSLYTK from the coding sequence ATGGCTAGCTTTATGCAGCCATTTCATAGTATTCCTTGGCCCAGTGCGTTGAATGAAGGTGCTGCATTAGTCCTAGGATTGTTTGTATCAAGTGTTGCATTACTTCGAAATATTTCAGCAAAGATCGAAGTAACTAAATTTGAACTAGTACTGCTGCTAGTGCTTGTTGTGCACAGTGCCATTCTCTCTACTAGTGAATTTCAAAGAAGTATGCTTCCAGTGATGTTGGTCGCTGGTATTGTATTGTGCTGCCTTAAAATGCCTGCGCCGGATAATGGGGTTATCCACAGTTTGTTTGTGAGCATTTTCGTGGCGGGTGTTGCTTCCTGTCTTTTTGGGATAGGTCTTTGGCTTGGTATTTTTCAAGATTATGAGAGCTATCAAGTCTGGATGAGTCACGCTGATCCTGGTAATCCATTGATCGGCAATTTGTCCCAGCCAAATCAGATCGGAACACTTATCTTGTGGTCGATCGTTGTCTCGCTTTATTATTTTGAACAAACCAATAAATCTGAAAGTGCGAAGAAGGTGAAGTGGGTATTGGGTGGTGGGGTGGTGTTTGCTGTCTTGTTAATGGCGATTGGTGTAGCCTTAACGCAATCCCGAACCGCATTGCTTAATATGGTTCTTATTACTTTAATTGTTTTAACATTTCGAGCCCACTTTGATTTCCGTACGCGCGTCTTGATTGGTCTTGCTTTGGTTGTGGTTGTGGTTGTTTCAGCCAGCTTGCCATATTTAAAAAGTGCCATACTAGGGATTGAAAATACAGCCATCATGGGAGGAAAAGCGTTTACTGACCGCCCTAGACTAATCGCATACAGCATTTTTTTGGATGCAATCTCGAATGAATGGGCTCTGGGTTATGGTGTGGGTGGAGTTGTGTTTGCAAATATCGAAAACATCCTCCCCGAGAATCCGTTGAATATGTATTTTGGTCATTCACACAATATATTCATTGATATATTTGTATGGTTTGGTATTCCTATTGGATTGCTTGTCAGTGCTTTTGTAATATGGAGATTGTGGAGGTTGGTGATACAGGTTAAGACTAAAGAGCAGATGGCTATCCTCGGGATGTTTTCGGTTGTTCTTGTACATGCACTCCTTGAGTATCCCCTGCACTATGCTTATTTCTTGGTTCCTTGTGCTATTTTTTATAGATTCTGTAAAGTTCCTTCATCATCTTCAGGATATCTGATCTCGACCAGTTGGATATTTTCTTGTTGGGTTTTGTCGCTGACTGTTTTTTATGTCGTGGCGAAAAATTATCTAGATGTTGAGCAGGATATTCGTCAGGCTAAACTGCAAATGGCCATTATGGGTGCTCCAGTTCCAGCGCCTCCGGATTATGAAAATAAGATTGTTGAGTTGAAGTATCTGAATGTAGCTATGCGGGCTGATGTGAAAAAGCCACTCTCGCCACACGAGAGAGCTGCGTACGACTACATAGTTGGGGTTTATCCTACGAAGTCATTTTTAAATAACTATATAAATTTACTTGTTCAGGATGGTGATCTCGCGGGAGCCCAGCTTTGGACCTTCAGGCGGGATTCGCTGTATACGAAATAG
- a CDS encoding TerC family protein produces MEFMSAPWWSALLTIILIDLVLAGDNAIVIALAARNLPPALKQKAIIWGTVGAIVVRSVMTVGVVWLLKIPGLMLVGGLGLLWIAYQLLADQGDGDHDGPSASTFWGAMKTIIVADALMGVDNVLGVAGAAHGAMDLVIIGLLISVPIVVFGSNVVLKLVERFPSIIMIGAAVLAFTAAKMVVHEPWLVSFFGTDADLTSTQSMTRWAVYVLAIVAVLGAGWLTQKRNSAGDTAA; encoded by the coding sequence ATGGAATTCATGTCAGCGCCTTGGTGGTCTGCCCTACTGACCATCATTTTGATCGATCTGGTGTTAGCTGGCGATAACGCTATCGTTATCGCGTTAGCCGCACGCAACCTGCCCCCCGCACTGAAACAAAAAGCGATTATTTGGGGCACCGTAGGCGCCATCGTCGTTCGCTCCGTAATGACGGTTGGTGTCGTCTGGCTCTTGAAGATCCCTGGTTTGATGTTGGTCGGCGGCTTGGGCTTGCTGTGGATTGCTTATCAGCTCCTCGCTGACCAAGGCGATGGCGATCACGATGGCCCCTCGGCGAGCACATTTTGGGGTGCCATGAAGACCATCATCGTGGCAGATGCACTGATGGGCGTTGACAACGTATTGGGCGTAGCAGGTGCAGCGCACGGCGCCATGGACTTGGTCATCATCGGCCTGCTGATCAGCGTTCCGATCGTGGTTTTCGGTAGCAACGTGGTTCTTAAGCTGGTGGAGCGTTTCCCCTCCATCATCATGATCGGCGCGGCTGTGCTTGCGTTTACCGCAGCAAAGATGGTGGTTCACGAGCCTTGGCTGGTGTCCTTCTTTGGCACAGATGCTGACTTGACAAGCACACAAAGCATGACCCGCTGGGCGGTCTATGTGCTGGCCATTGTGGCCGTTTTGGGTGCAGGTTGGCTGACTCAGAAACGCAACTCGGCAGGCGATACCGCCGCCTGA
- a CDS encoding Stp1/IreP family PP2C-type Ser/Thr phosphatase: MMYQFHAKTDPGRCRENNEDSVAFDDQALVAVLADGMGGYNAGEIASGMATAFIKAELSRWLSEAGANAQMRDIRRAMEICVDNANIAIYNSANANPSFAGMGTTLVLGVIKDGRLLVGHIGDSRCYRLRQGRMEQITKDHSLLQEQMDAGLITPEQAAGSPIKNLVTRALGVEQGVMLEVNEFSIEPGDVYLMCSDGLSDMVSDEVIVRIAFEDLRLEPLAEHLILAANESGGRDNISVLLVAAGEAVEKKGFIAKLLGK, from the coding sequence ATGATGTACCAATTCCACGCCAAAACGGATCCGGGTCGATGCCGCGAAAACAATGAAGACTCCGTGGCTTTTGATGATCAGGCCTTGGTTGCTGTCCTCGCAGATGGAATGGGCGGCTACAACGCAGGCGAAATTGCCAGCGGGATGGCGACTGCTTTTATCAAGGCGGAGCTGAGTCGTTGGTTGTCAGAGGCTGGTGCGAATGCACAAATGAGGGATATTCGCCGGGCCATGGAGATATGCGTGGACAACGCCAATATCGCCATCTACAACTCAGCCAACGCCAACCCTTCGTTTGCCGGGATGGGGACCACTTTGGTTCTCGGAGTGATTAAAGATGGCAGACTGTTGGTCGGGCATATCGGTGATTCCCGCTGCTATCGGCTCCGGCAGGGTCGTATGGAGCAGATCACCAAAGACCATTCTTTGTTGCAGGAGCAAATGGATGCAGGATTGATTACGCCAGAGCAAGCGGCTGGCTCCCCCATCAAGAATCTGGTCACAAGAGCGCTCGGTGTTGAGCAAGGGGTGATGTTGGAGGTCAACGAGTTCAGTATCGAACCTGGCGATGTGTATCTAATGTGCTCAGATGGGCTTTCAGATATGGTGTCTGATGAAGTAATCGTTAGAATTGCTTTCGAGGACCTGCGTCTGGAGCCCCTTGCAGAGCATTTAATCTTGGCTGCCAATGAGAGTGGTGGCCGTGACAATATTTCTGTTCTGTTGGTTGCCGCAGGGGAAGCAGTTGAAAAAAAAGGCTTTATTGCCAAGCTGCTCGGGAAATAA